The following DNA comes from Gopherus flavomarginatus isolate rGopFla2 chromosome 5, rGopFla2.mat.asm, whole genome shotgun sequence.
TCTAAAATCCACCTTCTACACCAGATTGACTTGAAAATTGGCATGTCAGTTCAAGAGCCAGGATAGAGATTGTGGCACAAATTTGAGATCTTTGAGCCTCCCTCCCCAGTCCAACACACTTTTCACATTTCAGCTTTCCTACAGTGCTTTTTTTGCACAGATCTAGGAAAAGTATTATCCATGAGCAATTTCCACATGAAATGTCTACCGCTGGGATTAGAGCTCGGTGAATAACCAATTTTTCAGTTCCCTAGTAATTCCATaccatgtggtggtggtggggggaataaTTGGGTCAagccaaaaataaaatgtttagcaaatcaagacatttttaaaaaattgtctgaggtcaaacaaaatgttagaTTTTGATTTGgggaatttaaattttttttaaaaaaagtaaatttctaaaagaaaagacctttcaaagcaaatttttttttcaaaaatgtcaatgaaacaccttGAGTTTTTCAGCCTATTTTTAGGGTTAGGAGGTTGGTTGTTTTGCCAAACCAATTCAGCAAAACCAGCACAAATTCATAAAGCATTCCAGGGTCACCCCATCTCCATTTTTGACCTAAAAAAGTTTCAGACAAAAAAATGTCACCAGCCCTTCCTGAGATGCCCCTGTTCAGATTTAGTGCCTGGTGTCAAATAGAAGTTCCAGAACCGAATTAATAGGATGTTGTTAGACTCTTATTTCTGGTTTTATGGACCTATGAGTGAGTGCCTTACAGATCTAGGCACAtccctgtcccccttccccttccccagcatggGGAAGATCAAGTTGTATGCTCCCATTCCCCCTCAGCACCCATCCATTCAtttccacccctccctctgtaATCTCCACTGATCCAGCTAGCAAGGGCATTCCTCTACTGATAGCTTCTAGATACTGATCCTCAGTTTGACTCAAACAGAACTCCACTCTGCTGACTCAAAAAGAAGGCTCCAATGGAAATCGTGTGGGTATCAACTGCTTCTTAGTTAAGAAGACAATCGGTATATAAAAGACTGTCACTTTAAGAGCAAGTGCTCATGGGATCTCTCCAGTGGCTATAAAAAGCCTGGCTGGAGAATAGGGTTGGATAGTCAGGCAGAGAGGTCCCCAGCAGTGTTGCTGTTGCATATTTGATCCCTCATGGGGAAACAATGTATAAGTTGTCCACTGAGACCAGAGCAGATGGCTGGAGTCTGACTCAGTTTTTGCTCTTGGCAGTATATAGTTTTGGTCTTTTGCTTTACAAttagtgccccacccccatttgaaatATTACATTCCCAATCCCCGGTTGCTCTGTGCCATACATTAGCAAGATCCATCCACCATGAAGGTCATGCTATTGTCACCCTATCCAGGGGGGTGAGCTCCATGGTCCCCCTCATTGGGTAATATTAGCAGAAAGGCCTGGAATGGACCAAGCCTTAAACTCTCCTCTCAGTCTGTAGTGATGGACACTCCATTCTCTAGTAATTAGGTCCAAGCTTTCCATCCTTGTGTTGGACTGGAGAAGCAACCTACAACTTTAGGGGAAACAGGAGTTCACCAAGAAACCAGCATCAATCCCTCCATCACAGATCAGAACACCCTCTTCCCCAGTGGGCTTAGGCTGATTCTCAAGTGTGATTTAGAACAGGGTGACATTTTGTGGCTGCAACtttttttcagtgcaaaatgCCGATTCAGCAACTCCCAAAACATTTTGGGAATTAATGTTGGTTTTGTCAAATGTTgtcagttgggggggggggggcaacaaAAACCTAAAATACATTCtgaaaaaataaatgattttgtgttttgattcaaaatgactttgtgtCTGTGTCCTTTGCTTTTGTAATGAAATCAATCCAAAATGTTTAAAAGTGtctaaaattaaaatgaaacacgCTGATTGTGGAGCAGGTGTGCAGACAGGAAAGAGAAGGGAATTCTGGTgtcaggcagggagaggggagtttTGGGGCTGGAAGAAGAGGAGTGAAAGTGGGTCGCACTTGTAGCCTATAGGGCTAGCCTGTTTGCTtgcctatatatcttttcttatgaatttcttcttttcttatgggtttgattatttgttttattataatatatttatagatttatattaaagtattttggctgtaacacaagggacctacaggccacatcctgtatgttgagctaaagcaaagttagcatacaTATGTCTGGGGAATCTTTCATCTAGATAGGTGCTGATGAGCTAAAGCATAAGGTCCATATATGGCTGCAACCTTTACCATAGATAGATAAAGGATATGTGGAAGCAGGTTGGCATAGGAGGCTTCTTAAGTTCATATCCGTTTAAACTTAATAGGTAAACCATAGGGAAAGAACCGAAATAACCAAGTAggacagaaataacaaatgtgaCAATGAACCAATGTCATTAATATGTATGTATATCTCATCAATACATACAAACATACCAGCttatggggtaagtgtaccccCAACAGATTGTGGATGATGAAACTAAGTTTGGACATAGGAGGGCTCAGGTACTCAAGCTCTATAAGAGGAGTGACCCACCACACCAAGGAAGCTTCTGGCATTTCTAGGCTTCAAGTTTCCAGGCTTCTTTGGTTATTAGTCTGTTAGTTCTTAATTGTAAATTTTAAGTCAGTTAAGTAAAACTAAGTTAGTTTTGATAGCTCTTCAGCATCTCCTAAGCTCTGCACTTCCAGCTCAAGAATTACAGAACATGGACCTGAACTCTCTTGGCATGCCAGAGATGAGGCTGGTCCTTTATGTCTTACCACCAGGCTATCAAGGAAGAGGGTGAGTATATTAATCAAAAGTTCTCTAGTATATAATCTCACATGTATCTCTAGAATAATATTATTGCATTTGTAACTCTGATTATTTTACCATTTGATTACTATTCCATTTATCTTAATAAAAGTCGTTAAGATTATGTGTCTGTGTGAGTGTCCTGTCATACATCCCAAGGGTCCTTGCAAACTCTGTGTagcctgattctgggacaagAACCTTTTATTATCTGCTGATTAGATTAACTGGCAAGTCTATAAGCCATACTATCCAAATTAATAATATTAACCTCCTAAAATCAGGTAAAACACTCCAAAGGGGATTCCAGCTGTGAAAGCAATAAAGCCATCCAGGTGGCTGTGCTGGGAGCCTTCTGTCAAAGAGACACCTGCAGCCAGCAGGGTGCTGGGAATAGACCCAGCATGACAAGCAGAGTAAGAGCATTGTAAATAGTGTGATGAGGCTATTGGTTAAAGCCCTggagagggagcagtgccagATCAGCGGAGGGGGCCTGGGTTTGCCTTAACAGATGAAAGGAAGAGGCGGTGGTGGTCCTTTGCTGGCCAACCTTGACTCTGCACTACCGTTCTTGTCTTTGTTTCCCCACAAGTTAGGGTTTCCATGTAAGAATGACACCAAACTTGTCTGTGCTTATGCCCTATCTGGGCTTTTTTATTGGTATAATGCAATGCTATTGTTTTTCAGGCAGAGATCTCAAAGTGTATCACCATCTTTATTGTATTTATTCTCGCTGTactgctgggaggcagggcagggccatggcAGAATCAGAGAAACatatggctggaagggaccttgagaggagatcaagtccagtccccagtgctgaggcaggactcagtaaacctaaaccatccctgacaggtgtttgccccacctgttcttagaaacctccaacAATGGGTatgccacagcctcccttggaagcctgctccagagctgaactacctttagagttagaaagtttttccataTTGCCCCACCTATAAAAGGAGGGCTAATGCTTCCCTACCTCTCAGACACAGCATAAGAGTGCAAAGCAAGGCCTTACGCTCAACTTGATGATATTTGTCTGTCTGTTTGCATCTGCTCCATTCCAGAATTGCAGGGAATGTTGTAGGTTTCCATGGGCAGAGATCTATTGATCTGGGGGACAATGAGGGAACCAGAAAATCCTGATTGCTATGGTTATATAGGTTCTGGATACTGGGCTGAGGCAGTGACCTCAGGGTGAGGGTAGAGGTTAAGTTAGGACTAAGGTGTCAGACCGCTCTTTCTGCTGCAGCAGAAaataggcattctgggggctGGATTTTTGTGGCCACCAAGCTGCTGGAAGCCTGTTGCCTCCAAGATCTGACCATATATACTGAGCAagggagtcacccaatgaaatgaatggcCGAGCCATTttcaagaaaagaaaggaagcagTCCCAGGGCCTGTGGGACTCCGTGCTACACGAGGCCACTGAGCGTTGTGGCTGGCTTTTTCCTGTGTCTGACTGTCCATGACCACTTGTAGGAATTGAAACAGAGTGCTCACATCTAACCCTTCAGGGAGCACAGTGGTCACCCACGGATCCTGTGCGCCTCTGCGTGAAGACACTTCCCTGCTCTCGCTCCTTGCAAACgagttttcactttcctctgaaacCTCAGGCTCCAGCAGGTCCGCTCTGTAAATACCGGTTCCTCTTCTCGCTCTCCGCTTCTGACCCACGACCCCATCAGCCCTGGGACTGGCGTTTCCTTCCCTCGGCTCACGGCACGGATTGAAATGCTGGCAGCCGCAGCCGCAGCCgcagccggggggcgggggggctgcagctcccccccacccccgggctggcATCCCAGTTGCTACTCCTGCATAATCAGGGCTGGAGTTCGCGCTTGTGAATGAAtttccgccccccgccccccgcgcgCCTTTCGCTGCTGTGTGCGCGTCCTCCAGCATTTCTACCTCCGTGAGCTCATCCTGCGCGGCAGCCAATGGGATCGCCCCGGCTCCTACCCACCGAGGAGCGCTGGTGCTGGGGAGCCGGGCCGGCGCTCGTGGTCCAGGCTCAGCCAGAcgtgggagcaggggggtggggggctgatgcAGCTTCGGGTCCAGTAGCCGAGGACCCCGAAGGGCTGGGAGCGAACACCCCGGTGGCGTCCATGCCAGGGGAGGGGACCATACGGCTGGGGAGACGCGCCGTGATGTACACGGCGGAGACGATTCCCAAAGGGAAGAACCGAGTGATGGGGGTGAGTGTGGCTGAGAGATGGGAAAAGagtcggggggggcgggggctgcactgggcgggggggggggggtgcggggaCTGGCAGGGCCTGAGTCGCCTCCGAGTGCCGGGGAGAGGTGGGGCGGCTCCCGctcctggcctgtgttatgcggGTTGTCAGACGAGGATCATAATGCTCCCTCCTGGGCTGGAAATCCATCAGCCAAAGCCCCCTGCAGCTGCTCCTCGGGGGGCCCCCTGCCTGGGCCGCTCTTCCTTGAAAGGCGCTTGTGTGGCAAGGTGACCCCCACGcaagagtgaccagatgtcccagttttattgGGACACTCAGGATATCTggggctgtgtcttatataggGGCAGATTACCCTCCACCCCTGTCCTggttttttacacttgctatctggtcaccctgcctctGGCTTAGGGGCCTGCAAGCCTGATTCTCCAGCTGGTGGAGAGAGCAGGGGAGCGGTATGGAGGGGCAGGCAGAACTGGGCTGACACCTGTTCCAGCTGGCACCCCCAGGTGCTACCAGCCGTGGGATTGGAAGCTGGCCAGGGTGAGCGTGTCACTGACAGCAGCAGGGGCTCTGGTCAGTGTCAAGAGAGCAGAGTTCCAGTGCCAGCATGAACATAATGGGAGGGTTCCAGGGCCTGCCCACCTGAGGGCACTCTGCTCTGCCTTAGCTTCCAGGGCCagtcctgctccctccctccgctTGGGAGCGCAGAGGCTGGCAGCCTCACAGAACCCCTGGGACCTGTTCTCTCCTGCCGGGAGCTCCACAGAGCAAAGCACAACTCCCAAACATGACAGATTCATAGGCCCCATTCTCCTGCTGGCAGAGGCTGAGGTTTCTGCAGAGCTGCATCCTAGGTAGGGGGTTACAGAGCTTTGCTTTGTGGCAGTGGGGTGCATCTTTTGCAGGGCTTCCCTCTGGCTGGGTAAAGAGCAGCCCCCAAAAGGAAGGGTGCTGGCCATGCATGGAGGGGGAGATGCTGGGGACCATCTACAGTCTCAGAATATGGCAGAAGAAGGAATCCGGCCCTTGCACTGTCCTGCCTTCAGGGCCTTTCATGATGCTCTTCCCAGACACCACTGAGGATGTCAGAACTCATCACAGCAATTCCAGCCTTTCCCCTTCTCTTATTCTCCTCTGGCTCTGGCCTATGGTCCTGAGCTCAGTGTGGCTAGGAGTCAACCACTGCTGAGCACTAAACCCAGCTTGGTTGGGTGGAAGAGCTACAGCAggtcacttcactgctctgccTCAATTTCTACATCTATCAAACAGGGAGAATATGGGAGTGTTAGTTGATGTTTGTGTCACTGACCCCTGCTTGAGTCAACAGCAGAGTCTGAACTCTTGACTTTCAGAGCGAAAAAGCACAAGCTACTCAGTGATAAGCTGCAACAGTGCCCTTAATGGCCTGTACATATCACATGCTGCATTTGCACGGTGCTTTTGAAATGCAGATTTGCTGGGCACCCCTCTGTAAAGTCAACAGCGTGATGGCAGGGGTGACTGTGACCCATGTTATTACTGTGATCATTCTCTCAGACCATCCAGATCATGATGGGCTTCATGCACATTGGCTTTGGGATTGTCCTGACGACCATCACCAACGTTTACACCTCTGTCTTTGTGATTGGAGAGATCCCCTTCCTGGGAGGAGTGTCTGTGAGTAGCATAAATAGAACTGAAAGAATTCAGGCTGGGTTGGCTTCCCATGACCATCCCAtattctcccctctcctccctccttggGCTGGCTTTCCATGACCATCCTGTGTTCTCCCCTCTCAGCCACCTCAGACTGGCTTCCCATGGACAGCCCATTTTTCTCTCCTCTCTACTCAGCAAGGACTGGGTTTGTATGACTGTCCCATGGCCTACCCAGAGGGTATTATCCCTCACTTGCAATGTCTTTTAGAGACACATACAGAGGATCGGAATGCTAATGAATTAgatggattattattatttatgttctAGTATCTCCTGTGGCTCCAAGtcctggaccaggatcccatggtGCTAAGTGCTGTgcagacacaaaacaaaaagatggtccatgCCCCAGACCTGGATTCTCAGGGTTATTTAGGGACTTAATTCACTGATTTCCACAGGAGTCAAGCAGCCACTTACCTTTGAGGGTCTTGGCCTTAGTGGCCCTGTGCCTGGAAGTATAGGGCCTACTTACCCGGAGAACCCCACCTTCCAGCCAGAGAGCAAAGATTCCTGATTGCAGGAGTCCAGAGAGGTAACTGCTTTCCGGCAGAAGTAAATTCTGTTTCCTGAGCTCGCCATCTGCTTTGCCGTAGCATGGAGAAGGGTTCTGCGTTCCTGCCTCATTTCCATCAGAGACAGATCCCTTAGGGGAACCAGAATTTATCCCAAAGTTTAAAGAGACCCATAGCTTAATAATAtgaggctgtgaaaaaggctaatgcagttctAGGACATATGaagcaaggtatttccagtagagacagggaagtgtaaATACCCAATATACAAGGctctgatgagacctcatctggagtactaggTGCAGTCCTGGTCTTccgtgtttaagaaagatgaattcaaaccggaacaggtacagagaagggctactagggcgttctgaggaatggaaaatctcccTTATGAAAGgacactcaaagagcttgacttgtttagcctaaccaaatgaaggctgagaggagatgtgattgctctctataaatacatcagagggataaatacaaggagggagaggagttatttaagttaagtgccaatgtggacacaagaacatgtggatataaactggccatcaacaagtttaggcttgaaattagaggaTGGTTTCtacccatcagaggagtgaagttctggaatagccttccaaggggagtagtaggggcaaaaaacctaactggcttccaGACtgagcttaataagtttatggaggggatggtatgacgaTACTGCCTACAATAGCATGTAGCCGATCtatgactgctagcagcaaatatctccagtagCTGTTGATCAGACACTAGGTGGAGAGGGCTctcagttactacagataattctttctcaggtatctggctggtgggtcttgcccacatgctcagggtctaatatttggggtcagaaaggaattttccctggggtcagattggcagagatcctggtgGTTTTTTGCCttattctgcagcatggggcatgggtcacttgcaggtttaaactagtgtaaatggtgggttctctgtaacttgaagtctttaaatcatgatttgaggacttcagtaattcagccagaggttatgggtctatgaCAGGAGtaggtgagtgaggttctgtagcctgcgatatgcaggaggtcagactaggtgatcatgatggtcccttctgaccttaaagtttatgagacAGTAATGGCATGGTCAACCATATTATACTGGTCTGCCAGTAGGCAGTGCTGTATGTGACATTCCTTACTTAAGCTCACAGCAGTCATTCCTGACAGTGCATTAAAGGATCTTACAACCTATGCATCTGGTGTATATAATGAAGTTCTGTAGCTAGGCCATATCTGGTAAAGATGCCTAATCGGCAAGTAGCAGCCCTGCAACCAGCCATGAACAAGGTGTACCTGCCAATGAtcatttccccttccccacacagTTCATCATTTCTGGCTGCCTGTCTATCGGAGCCGAGAAGAGTCCGACCGAATGTGCGGTGAGTCCTAGCACTGCCTTCCCTTCGGAGGCTTTAGTTTAACTCCACTCTAACCAGAGTGAAAGCAGAATGCCAGGCAGCAGGTGAACACGAGGCTGAATTCCTTCTCTCCCCCAGGAGGTGTGGTTTCTGGTGTGGGAGAGGAGCATCTCCAGGGCAGGTATGGGGTTCACATGAAGTATCTGATGATATTTCAGGG
Coding sequences within:
- the LOC127052580 gene encoding membrane-spanning 4-domains subfamily A member 15-like — protein: MGSPRLLPTEERWCWGAGPALVVQAQPDVGAGGWGADAASGPVAEDPEGLGANTPVASMPGEGTIRLGRRAVMYTAETIPKGKNRVMGTIQIMMGFMHIGFGIVLTTITNVYTSVFVIGEIPFLGGVSFIISGCLSIGAEKSPTECAVKGSQTMNVISAIFALLGIVAFIIDLNINGLYHSNYDYYNYLVMAGNGISIVLLIFTILEFCIAVATALFWCRATRLNSHESMLIVPNTIRADLMVPAAELPHPPTYNDVAYDPNDQSEWGAQERT